The region TCGGAGCGCAGCCGCGGTCTGATGAACGCGCCGTGCACGAGGCTGCGTTGGCCGCCGGACTGATCGCGGTCGACCTCGGTTATCGCTGTCTTGGCATGCCCGCGCGGATGCGATGCGGCATCCGCAGCCGCGACCAACTCGCGCTGGTAGTTGTCCTGCGGGGTCCTGGGTGTCCAGCTGTGCTGCACGCTAACCAGAGTGAGGAGCAGCAACGCGGTCGCTGCCCCGACGATGCCACGACTAAGGCTCCAGTCGCGCGGCAACGTTCGCCGACCGTGCCGCGCACGCAGCGCAGAACCGCGGCGCATGACTTGGCTCTGTCCACCGTTGCACGGCATGTCGCTCCTTTTCGTTTTCGGGTGTCCTCGTGGGTCAAACCCTCAATGTCTACTAATGGTAGAGGCGCAGGCAGAACATTAGCAGGCGGTAAGCCGCGGAGGAAGGGGCGAATTTTTCCAATGGTGATTACGTCGCGATCCAGCACGGCCCGTGACGGGGTAATCACCGGCGCACACGAAGAATGTGAAATCGCTCAGCGTGATCGCGCGTCGGGAGATGGGCGCCAGGTGTCGGCGATCGGCGCTCCCTCAGAACCGTTGCCACAGAAGGACGCGACATAATCCACGACGGCACCGATGAGGACTTGACATGGCCGCGGCGAACCGGTGATGTAGGTCAGCATCGTGGCACCTTGATGGGCGGCAACGAGACTTACGGCTAAATGCTCGATATCGGCGGCCGCCGCAAGCTCGCCGGTCCTGCTCATGGCCTGCAGACCGTCGCGGAAACGTCCCAGCAGGCGGTCATATGCTTCTGCCATATCGCCGATGAGCGTCGGCTCAGCTTCCAATAGCTCACTGACCAGTGAACCGAACGGACACCCGCCACGCACGTGCACCGGCCCGACATCGGCCAAGCACGCGACCGCCCAGGCCCGTAAAGCGGCTAGGCTTGCCAGCCCGCCGAATTGGGGCTGAGACAGAAAGGCATCGAAGTCATCTGCGCAGGCCATCAGCACCCTGCGGGTCAGCTCCGTCCTGCCGGTGAAGTAATGCGCCAGTTGAGAACCGCTGACTCCCACGGCACTTCGCACGTCGTGAAGACTCGTACCGCGCACCCCGTGGTCGAACATCAGCTCGGCCGCACCGGCAACGATGCGCCGACGCGTAGCCAGCCCTTTGTCTGTCAACCGGGCCTCCGCCCAAGCGGAATCCACTGACGGTGCAGGCCAGCGGTATCCGCGTGGCATTGGGCGCGGCGAGCGCTCGGCCACGTCGGCCGCGAACATCCGCAGGTGGTTGACGACGAAACGCAGCGCGCTGTGTAGCGGCCAGGCGTGGCGATAGGTGAAGCTCAGCAGACAGCCGCCCTGGTGTCCGCCGACGACGACGTTGGCCAGTAGATGCGGATCAGCCGTCGGCGTGAGCACACCGTCACGCTTCATGTGCTCGAATCGTGCCTCAAAGAAGGCGACCCAACGACGATAGCCGCTGGCCACCGCCTCCCGCGTGTCCGCGTCCGCCTTGGCCAACTGACCAGCCAGCCCGTGATAGGTCGGTCGGCCGCTGTAGCCGAACTTGCCGAGATGGCGAATATTGAGCGCGACCCAGTTCTCCCACTGCGTCCACGAGGTCAGCTCGCCCACGGCAGGGTCGCGATGTATCGCCATGATCAACTCGATCTGACGTTCGAGAACCGCGCGAACCAGCGACTGCTTGTCCGCAAAGTAATGGTTGATCTGAGATCCACTGACCCCGGCGGCCACTCGCACCCGATCGAGACTCAAGCCCTCAAGGCCATCGACGAGTATCACGTCGGCCGCACACTGCAAGATCCGCTGACGAGTCGCGTGTCCTCTGGCGGTGAGACCTCGTGTAGCAAAGGGCGGTTCGCCGATCATGAGACTGTAAACGATACTCCCCGAATACCAAACGGCCGAGTCGGACGCGGAACAGAACACGTCAGTTCATGGTGCGTTCGATCGACACAAGTAATGGGACAGAACACCCAAAAACGGTAAGCTAGACCGTTTGAACTTCTCCGGTCGCTGCAGACCGGTTCGCATGCGAAATCCCAGTCTCCCTATGCCGCAGCCACATCACACTTTGCCACATACCACCGGCCAGCACGCATATGTCGGAATCTGCGTTCCGTTAAGCCGGATCGTCGAACAATGTTGGGTGTGATGACCCAGAAATTGTCCGCGGCACAGCTCGGCGCGTCATCTCGATGCCGACCGGGCCTCGATGCGCTACGGCGTCGGACATGTCGGCCTCTACCTGAGTTGTTCAGCCGCAGTGACGTTATTCGCCCATGTCCGTCGCCGATGAACCCGAAGATTTTGACGTGTAACGCTTTAGGGCGTCCATGCCCAGTTGTGGCGCAGGTACATCGGTTGCAGACCCGAGCGCAACATGTTGTCGAGCGACGGGTTGGTCGCGCCGGGGGCGGGGCGGCCTGTTTCCGCAACAAGCCATCGACAGCCTGCGGACGCCGCCTCGCTGGCACGAACAGCGAGCATGGCCGACTGAGCGCCGCGGTTGCGATGACTAGGCAACGTCGCGTCCGCGTTGAATGAACCGACAGCACCATGGATGTACAGGTTCGCGGCGGCGACCATCGTGTCGTCGTCCCATGCAGCATATGGGCGGAAGTTTGGATGTTGCGCGCTCGCCACGAACATGTCCAACAGTTGCTCTTCGGGCATTTCGAATCCTTGCAGGGTCACCGACGCCCATTGAGCAGCATCACTGTCAGAGACCGGCGTCACCCTCAATTCACTTGTTCCCGGACGGAACTGATTCACGTCGCAGGCCAGCTTGAACCACGACGACCTCAACGTGAACCCATGGCGTGCACAGATCTCATCCCAGTCGGCGGGAATCGCGTGGGGCGCGATCTGGATGACGGCGCCGGAACTCTGTTCGCCACGATAGAAGTCAACGATCTCGTCGATCAATTCTGCCGATACCGGCTCAGTGATTCCAAAACCCAGAGCTTTGGACCAGTATTTGGTCACGTCATGACGCATCGACACCGCAACCCCGCCGCCGATTCTTGTGGTGGATATACCTAGTCGGGCCTTTGTCTCCGCTGACGCCATCGCGAGGTATTGATACATGAACTCGGCCTCGGCCTGCTCAGCGAGCATGCCGAGAGTCTCAATTGTCATCGTGAATCCTCACTTCCGTTGGGGCTCAACATGAGAAGGTCCTCTCCTGCCGCTACGGTCCGCCTGCGTTGCGTCATTCACATACAGGCTGCCTTGCATGATAAGCACCCGACTTCGCGAGTCACCCGCCGCCGGGCTCGAACGAAGATGTCAGCTAGATCGTCACCGCAGCCGACACGGTGATGATTGCGGACATGTGCGTAAACGACGGTCGTGATATCGAGACCGGATACGTCTAGCCGCAAGTCGTACAAGGCTTTTCGTACTCTGAGGAATATGAGAGGGGTTTCGCATCGATCAGGAGAATGAGTGTAACGATCGTTCGACGCCAGAACTGCCGGCTGCCCACTGCCGTCCGATCTAATTTCGCCGCTCACTTGTCGAACGCGTATCGCAGCGGCCGACGGGAGACGATCCCATGGCGTCGCGTTCACAGACCGCGGCGTCGGCTATCCGGCAGCACCTGTGTCAGCCGACGATCACACCGTCGCGCTCACGGGCGCACGCCGCAGATGGCGATGGCTTCGGACCATGCGCCGCCTGGACGCGAAACGACGTGCCGCCGCGACGGGCTGAGGGATCACATGGCCACGCCATGCCTGGTGACAGCAAGGCATCAGTTCAAATGATGCTATGCTTTCATCGTGCGGACCACGGTTACGCTCGATGACGACACCTTGGCCGTCGTCCGTCGGCGCATGCGTGAGCGGGGCGTCTCGTTTAAGGAGGCGCTCAACGGCGCCATCCGTGACGGGGCCCAAGGCCGCGCTTCCCCTGCAGCCTTCGTCACCCGTACCGCGGACCTCGGCGTGCCGTCGGTGAACCTCGACCGCGCGCTGCAACTCGCCGCCGAGCTGGAAGACGAGGAGCTGCTGCGCCGGCAGCGCCGTGGCGCTTGAAGATCGTCGACGCCAACGTGCTTCTTTATGCGGTGAATTCGGCTGCCGAGCACCATGACACCAGCAGGCGCTGGCTCGATCACGCCCTCTCGGGCGCCGATACCGTCGGCTTGGCATGGGTGCCGATGCTGGCTTTCGTACGGCTGACCACCAAGGTCGGACTGTTTCCCGCCCCGCTGCGCACGCAGGACGCGATGCGACAGGTCGACGACTGGTGCAGCGCCCCAGGGGCGGTCGTCGTCGGCCCGACCGCGCGCCACCCGGAGTTACTCAGCACCCTGCTCTCGCAAGTAGGAACCGGCGGCAATCTCGTCAACGATGCCCACCTGGCCGCCCTGGCGCTGGAACACAGAGCCGGAATCGTCAGTTACGACAGCGACTTCGGCCGCTTCGGTGGGGTGCGTTGGGATACCCCCGACGCGCTCCTAGACCGCTGACCAACAAATCTTCAAGAGGGGCATCCCGTAGCGGGTGCCCCTCTTTCTATGTCAGCGTGTCGGGATGGAAAAGCGTCGAGTGGTGATCGCCGGCCTTGGCGACAGCGGCGTTCTCACCGCAATCCGGTTGGCTCGACACGCCGATGTGGTCGGAATCTCGGCCAAACCGGCCTTGGTCAGCGGGCAGGAACTCGGCTGGCGACTGTCGCGGCCCCAGGAGTGGGCGCGCGCCAATTGGGTTGCGTTCGACAAGTTCCGCGGGCTCGACCGGGTCCGCACCGTGCACGGCACCCTGTCCGGACTCGACCTGGCGGCGCGCAAAGTCCTTGTGCGCCACGACGACGGGTCGACGTCCGCCGAGGCGTACGACGCGTTGGTCATTTCGACCGGGGTGAGCAACGGGTTCTGGCGCAGACCAGACTTCCAATCCGCCGACGAGATCGCGGCGGAACTTTGTGCCGCGCACGACCGGCTCGCCAAGGCCGAGTCGGTGATCGTGGTCGGCGGCGGAGCCGCCGCCATCAGCAGCGCCGTCAACGTCGCCAGGACGTGGCCCGGTAAGCGGGTCGACCTTTACTTCCCGAACGATCGAGCCCTCGTCGAGCACCACCCGCGCGCATGGGAACGCGTCCAGCGCAGGCTCGACGAGGCCGGCGTGCGGCTGCACCCGCGGCATCGCGCGGTGGTCCCCGACGGCTTCGCCTGCGACCGGATCACCAGCGATCCGGTGCAGTGGAGCACCGGGCAGTCGCAGTCGTCCGCCGACGCGGTGCTGTGGGCGATCGGACGGGTCCGGCCCAACACCGGCTGGCTGCCCACCGAACTGCTGGACGACGGCGGCTTCGTGCGGGTCACCCCACAGCTCCAGGTGCCGGGACACCCGGATGTGTTCGCGGTGGGCGACGTCGCCGCGACGGACCCGTTGCGCAGTTCGGCCCGAAACAGGGCCGATGGGCTGCTCGCGCACAACGTCCGCGCCTCATTCGTTGGCGGACCGATGCGCGATTACCGCCCGCCGAAGCGGCGGTGGGGTTCAGTCGTCGGCATCCAGCCCGACGGGCTCGAAGTGTTCGCCCCGAACGGCCGCGCGTTCACGTTCCCGGCGTGGTCGTTCGATCGGGTGCTGATGCCGCTCATCGTCCGCTGGGGCATTTATCGGGGTGTGCGGGAAAACCGGCCGCTGGCTTGAAACGGCTCGATTCCTGCCAACCGCCGATCAATTACTGCCATCGGAATTAAAGCCTTGACCTGTGTGTTTAAGCAGTCAGACCGGTTGAAAACAAAGAAGGCACACACAGAAGAGGGCACCACAATGAAGAAGTTCGGATTTGCCACAGTCATCGCCAGCGGACTGACCGCCGCGGTCCTCGGCTTCGCAGGAGCCGCCCAGGCGGACGTCGCTCACCACGAGTGGGTGCATGACATCCAGCAGAAGGCCACGGTCGGTTCGGTGACACCGAGCTTCGGCAACGGCCGCTGACCAAGACCCCCCCAAAAAAGCAAGAGGGGCGCCCCCACCGGGCGCCCCTCTTGTCATGTTCTGGGGCTCAATCGCGGACGATCACCGTGATGTAGCCGATCGGGATGCCGGTGTGTGCGGCGATGTACTTACGGGCGGCCACCTCGACGGCGACCCGGTGACTGGCACGAGTCACGCCGCCGATCTCGGGGATGCGGATGACCCAGCCGGTGACTTCGGGGCTGACCTCGATTTCGAAGCACTGACCTGCGGTCATTCCGGGGACCCTGCGAATGGAACGGCCACTGCGGAAGGGCTGTGCGGAAACGGTCCGTGAGGCGAACTGCGTGGGCATGCTCTCTCCTGGGCGACGGGGAACCGCGGGACAGCGTACTGCGAAAGGGCGCTCGCGCATAATCTGTGAGCGTCGGATGATCCGTCCGGGCCGACTCTGTATGGTCGGGGAGTTCACTGAAGAAGGGTCAGCGCGGCCGGGGTGACGTTACGTAAAAGGACGTGATAACCGATGCGCGCCCCGCACTACCCGCAGGACACTCCCGCCGCCACTCGTGTGCCCGGCATCGGCCGACTCTCGGTGCTGCTGGTTGAGGACGACCGGGCCGATGCCCTCCTGGTGGAGGAACTGATCGCCGACGCCGCCGTCGACATCGACTTCGCCTGGGCGCCTTCGATTTCGGAAGCCGAGCGGTTGTTGGTGCGCCGCCGCCCGGACTGTGTGCTGCTGGACCTGAACCTGCCCGACGCCACCGGCATCAACGCGCTTGAGCGCGTCAGCAAGGGTGATCCGACCATCCCGATCGTGGTGCTGACCGGGCTGAACGACGAGCACTTCGGCGTCTCCGCCGTCGCCTCGGGCGCGCAGGACTACCTGGTCAAAGGCCGGGTGGATCCGGAAACCCTGCGTCGCTCGCTGCTATATGCGATAGAGCGCAAACGTGCCGAGCTGACCGCGGTCGAACTGCATGCCAGCCAGTTGCGGGCCGGCGAGAACGCCCGCCTCGAGCGCGGGCTGCAACCTTCGCCGCTGCTGCTCGACGACCCGGGCGTCGACATCGTCGCCCGGTACCGCGCGAGCCGGGCGTATGCGCTGCTCGGGGGCGACTTCTACGACGTCGTCCAGACACCGGACCGGACGGTGCACGTGATGGTCGGCGACGTGGCCGGGCACGGACCGGACGAAGCGGCCCTTGGCGTGGCATTGCGCATCGGCTGGCGCGCCCTGACCTTCGCCGGGCTGCGCGGCAATGAGCGAATGCATCAACTGGAGCGGATCCTGCTCACCGAACGCCCGTCGAAGGGCATCTTCGCCACGCTGTTGAGCTTGGCGTTCGCCCCCGACAGCCGACGATTCGATGCCGTGCGCGCTGGGCATCCCGGCATGTTGATGCATGGAAAAGACGACGTGCAATGGATCGAACCGCCCGCAGGGCCCGCGCTGGGCCTCGGCGCACGCGAATGGCCGGTCAACGAACTCGAACTGCCGGACGGCCACGGCCTGCTGTTGCTCACCGACGGCCTGTTCGAGGGCCACTCGGGCCGAGGCAACGAACGTCTCGGCGAGGACGGCCTGCTCGACCTGGCCCGCTCACTGGCCCCGCTGCCCGGCGCCGCGTTCGTGGACGCACTGATCGGCGAGGTGGAGGCGCGGGCGCGGACGCACGGCGGGCACACCGACGACATCGCGGTGGTGCGTGTCGAGCGGGCGCCGCGATGACGGCACCCACGGAATCGCGCCGGTTGACCGTCCAAGGCTGGCAGAACCTGCTGTTGTCGGTGATGGGCGTGGTGGTGCTCGCAGGTGCCGTCGCGGGCGGCGTCCTGCTGTATCGCACCGACCGCGTGTCCAGCGAGTTGGTCGACAGTATCCAGCCCGCGCGGGTAGCCGCTTACCAGCTACAGGCGGCGCTGCGCGATCAGGAGACAGCGCTGCGCGGATACGCGATCGCGGCCGACCGGCAGTTCCTCGAACCGTATTTCGCCGGACAGCGCACCGAACAGGCGGCGGCCGACGAGATCCGCGCCCGCATGGGTTATGACCGTGAAGCGGTCGACGACCTCGAGGCCATCGAGCAGGCCGCCGCCCAATGGCGATCCAACTACGCCGACCCGCTGATCGCCGCCGTCACGCCGGGCAGGCCGTCGGTGGTGGACAGCGCCACCGCCGAACGCGGCAAGGCCGAATTCGACCGTCTGCGAACGCTGTTCGACGTGCAGAACCAGAACCTGGGTGCGGCGCGACAGGCAGGCGTCGACGACTTGCAGGCGGCGCGGAACTGGCGCAACGCGGTGCTGATCGGCGTGATCGGCACGTTCTTCGCAATGACGGTGTTGCTTGCCGTGCTGGTGCGGAACGTGGTCACCAGGCCGTTGGCGGCCCTGGCCGCGTCGTGCAGGCGGATCACCGAAGGGAACTTCGGCGAACGCATTGCGATGAGCGGTCCCAGGGACATTCGCGGCATCGCGGCCGACGTCGAAGACATGCGGCAGCGCATCGTCGACGAACTCGAAGCGTCGAAGTCGGCCAGCGCGGCACTCGACGAGCAGACCATGGAATTGCGGCGCTCGAACGCGGAACTCGAGCAGTTCGCCTACGTCGCATCCCACGACCTTCAGGAACCGCTGCGCAAGGTGGCCTCCTTCTGCCAGTTGCTCGAAAAGCGCTACGGCGACAAACTCGACGAGCGCGGCATCGAGTACATCGGCTTCGCTGTCGACGGTGCCAAGCGCATGCAGGTGTTGATCAACGATCTGCTCACCTTTTCCAGGGTGGGGCGGCTCAACGCCACGTACACCGACGTCGACCTGAACGCCACACTGAACGCCGCCCTCGGCAACCTGTCGACGGCAATCGAGGAGTCCGGCGCCGAAATCGTCACGCCGGCAACGGGTTTGCCGCACGTCGACGGGGACCCCACGTTACTGGCGATGGTGTGGCAGAACCTCATCGGCAACGCGGTCAAGTTCCGCCGAGATGGGGTGGCGCCCAAGATCGTCGTCGAGTGTGAGCAGCGGGTCCGCGACGACGAAGTCGACTGGATCTTCACGGTGTCGGACAACGGCATCGGGATCCCGCAGGAATTCGCCGACAAGGTCTTCGTGATCTTCCAACGCCTGCACGGCCGCGACGCGTACAGCGGCACGGGCATCGGACTCGCGTTGTGCAAGAAGATCGTCGAACACCACGGCGGCAACATCTGGATTGACTCCTCGTACACCGCGGGTACCCGGTTTCAATTCACCCTGCCCGTTCAATCGACGGCCGAACCGGAGCCGCAGCCGGCGGCCATGCTGGAAGGAAGTACTGAATGACGTCACAAGCCGGGGAAGGCCGGGCGATCGACGTGCTGCTCGTCGAGGACGACCCGGGTGACGAGCTGATCACTCGGGAAGCGTTCGAACACAACAAGATCAAGAACACGTTGCACGTCGCGCACGACGGCCAGGAGGGGCTGGACTTCCTCTACCAGCGTGGTGCATACGCCGACGCGCCGCGCCCGGATCTGATTCTGCTTGACCTGAACCTGCCGAAATACGACGGGCGCCAGTTGCTCGAGAAGATCAAGTCCGATCCCGACCTGTGCCACATTCCGGTCGTGGTGCTCACCACGTCCTCGGCGGAGGAAGACATTCTGCGCAGTTACAAGTTGCACGCCAACGCTTACGTGACAAAGCCGGTCGACCTCGACCAGTTCATGAGCGCCGTGCGGCAGATCGACGAATTCTTCGTCCAAGTCGTGCGGCTGCCACAGTTCTAACGGGCCGCGTCGACCCCGGTCCATTCCAGGCTGACGCGGGTGCCGCTCGGCGACGTGTCGACGGTGGCCTGATCGGCCAGCGCCTGCATGAGCGGGATTCCCCGGCCTCGCTTGAGTTCCCGGGTCCCCGGATCGGTGTTCCGCCAGGCGCCCTGGTCCTCGATGGTCACCGTCAGTGTGGCCGCGTTCACGTCGTATTGCGCCTGGACCTGCATCACGCCGGGTTGGTCGGCGGTCGCGTAGGCGTACTCCGCGGCGTTGGCCATCGCCTCGTTGACGGCGAGCACCACATCGCACGCCTTCGCCGCGTCGAGCGCGAAGTGGTGGTGCAACCACTCCGAGAACTCACGCCGGATGGCAGAGGCGGTCGCTGGGTCAGCGGTGGCGTCGATGCGCGCGAACTGTGGGCTGTTGCAAAGCGTTTCAAAGGATGACATCTCGGCCTGCTGGCTACCCCGTCCGCGGCCTAGTTATGCCGCTAACGCGGCAAGTGCTTCGTCGAGTGTGGCATGCAGGCCGACGACGTCGGCGATCCCGACGAGCTTGAGTGGGCGGCTGGTAGCCGGACCCTCGGCGACGACCGCGAACCGCATGTCCGCGGGCAACTCTTCGCGAGCGGCGACCAAAATGCCCATCCCTGCCGAGGCGAGGAAGTCGACGGCGGAAAGATCGACGACAACCCCACGCGGTCCGTCCTTGGCCGCGGTGGCGATCGCCTCCTCGAGTTGTGAAGCGGTGAGCATGTCGACCACACCCGCTACGGATAGCACCTCGATGTCATCGACGCGCCTGCGCTCGATGGTGCACTGACTGGCTGCGGACTGGCCCGACACGTTCTACCTCCAACATGACTGAAACCGTCGGCCATTGCGCGTGGTCCGGCGGGTACCTCGCCTGTTCCCAATCGGCCGATTCTTAAACATTGGCTGGTGTCCGGGCAAACTCGGCGGTGATCCGGTCGAGCAGCGCCGGGTAGCGGTTCGCCTCGCGGTGCCTGCCCGGTTTGCCGCTGCTGATCAGGCCGGCCGCCAGCCCGCGTTGCGGGTCGGCCCACACGGCGATGTTCACCAGCCCGGTGTGCCCGAACGCGGCGGGTGCGTTGCGTCCGAACGGGCCGAACCGGTTCGAGCCGAGCATGTATCCGGTGCCCCAGCGCAGCGGCATCAGCCCGGTCGCGATGTCAGGGCGCAGCCTGCGGCACTCCTTCGTCGCGGCCCGCAGGGTGTCCGCGGACATGATCCGCACTCCGTCGAGTTCGCCTCCGCGGCGCAGTATTTCGGCGAAGCGCGACAATTCGTCGGCGGTTGACACCGTATTGGACGACGGCACCACGCCGGTGAGGAACTGCCGGGTGTTCGAATACGGGATGATCTGGTGCATCGTGCCGCCGACCGCGGTGCGGAATGCGGCCGCGATGGGCGGCGGCAGCGGCCTGCCGGTCGGGTAACTCGGGGCGACCAGTGGCACATCGGCATCGGCGACGCCATAGTTCGTCCACCGGAAGCCGAGCGGATCGAGGATCTCGGTTGCCAGCACCTCGCGAATGTTCTTGCCGGTGGCCGCCGATACGATCTCTCGGACCAACGGGCCCCAGGTCAGCGCGTGATAGATGTGCACAAGGCCGGGGCGGTAGATCGGCTTCAGGTTGCCGAGCATCTCGCGGGCGTATGCGCTGTCGTCCATCCGCTTGAGGTCCGGTCGCGGTCCGGTCGCGAACGGCACGCCCGCGCTGTGCGTCATCACGTGCCGGATCGTGGTGCGGTCCTTGCCGTGGCTGGTGTAGCTCGGCAGGTAGTTGCACACCCGGTCGTCGAGCGACAACACGCCGCGCTCGGCCAGCATGTGCACGACGGTGCTGGTGATCGCCTTGGCGGCGGAATACACGCAAAACGGCGTTTGCGTTGTGACAGTTGTCTTTTCGGCATCGGGCGGATCGTCGGGTCCGTTGCCCCAGCCGTGGCCGATCGCGCGGTTGAGCACGACCCTGCCGTTGTGCCGCAGGCAGAGTTGGATCGCAGGGTGCATGCCAGCCCGATACCAGTGCCGGGCGGCCTGCCAGATGCGTTCGACGGACGCCGGGTCGATCGCGCAGTGGTCCTCCGCGCCGATGTCCGTGACGGCGTCGAGGTCGGCGGGGACGCGGATCCTGCCGTCGCTCATCCGGCGTTCCTCCGCAGTGTCGCGGCCAAGTGATGTTGCAAAGGCAGGCCGACCGCGCCCATCCGCAACGTGTAAGTCAGCTGGTCGCTGTCGACGCGGATCGACCGGCTCAGCGCGGTGACTTCTTTGGCCGACGAGGTACGGCCGATCGCCGTCGCGGTCAGCTCCAACTCCATGGTGGCGCCGGCCGTCGTCAGCGTGCCCTCACCAATCTCGGTGATGCCGGTGGGATGGGCCAGCACGAGTTCCACGCGATCCGCCGACGGCATCCGCAGGTATCCGGTTTCGGCGTGCAAGGGACGGCCGTCGTCGGCGGCCCTGGTGCGCTGGCCGTAGACGAGGAACGGCTTGCCGACGTGACCGAACGTCACTTCCTCCAGATAGCCGAACGGTTCGATCGTCGGGTACTCGCCGTCGCCGCGGCCCGACCAGGTGCCGATCAAAGGCGCGAGGGCGGCAATGCCGGGATGCAGATCGGCCACGTCGCCAGGGTACGGAATAGCGGAGGAGCGATCGTGAGTTGCCGGTTGACATGACCGCCATCACATTCGACCCCCACACGCTGATCGCCGAGAGCAGGCTCGGCGTGCTGGCCACCATCAAGAGCAACGGCCTGCCGCAACTGTCGCCGGTGACCCCGTACTACGACCGGGACGCGGGCGTCATCTACGTGTCGATGACTGAGGGCCGCGCCAAGACCGCGAACCTGCGCCGCGATCCCCGTGCGGCGCTC is a window of Mycobacterium sp. 3519A DNA encoding:
- a CDS encoding PP2C family protein-serine/threonine phosphatase; amino-acid sequence: MRAPHYPQDTPAATRVPGIGRLSVLLVEDDRADALLVEELIADAAVDIDFAWAPSISEAERLLVRRRPDCVLLDLNLPDATGINALERVSKGDPTIPIVVLTGLNDEHFGVSAVASGAQDYLVKGRVDPETLRRSLLYAIERKRAELTAVELHASQLRAGENARLERGLQPSPLLLDDPGVDIVARYRASRAYALLGGDFYDVVQTPDRTVHVMVGDVAGHGPDEAALGVALRIGWRALTFAGLRGNERMHQLERILLTERPSKGIFATLLSLAFAPDSRRFDAVRAGHPGMLMHGKDDVQWIEPPAGPALGLGAREWPVNELELPDGHGLLLLTDGLFEGHSGRGNERLGEDGLLDLARSLAPLPGAAFVDALIGEVEARARTHGGHTDDIAVVRVERAPR
- a CDS encoding GNAT family N-acetyltransferase; its protein translation is MTIETLGMLAEQAEAEFMYQYLAMASAETKARLGISTTRIGGGVAVSMRHDVTKYWSKALGFGITEPVSAELIDEIVDFYRGEQSSGAVIQIAPHAIPADWDEICARHGFTLRSSWFKLACDVNQFRPGTSELRVTPVSDSDAAQWASVTLQGFEMPEEQLLDMFVASAQHPNFRPYAAWDDDTMVAAANLYIHGAVGSFNADATLPSHRNRGAQSAMLAVRASEAASAGCRWLVAETGRPAPGATNPSLDNMLRSGLQPMYLRHNWAWTP
- a CDS encoding STAS domain-containing protein, with the protein product MSGQSAASQCTIERRRVDDIEVLSVAGVVDMLTASQLEEAIATAAKDGPRGVVVDLSAVDFLASAGMGILVAAREELPADMRFAVVAEGPATSRPLKLVGIADVVGLHATLDEALAALAA
- a CDS encoding TetR/AcrR family transcriptional regulator, translated to MIGEPPFATRGLTARGHATRQRILQCAADVILVDGLEGLSLDRVRVAAGVSGSQINHYFADKQSLVRAVLERQIELIMAIHRDPAVGELTSWTQWENWVALNIRHLGKFGYSGRPTYHGLAGQLAKADADTREAVASGYRRWVAFFEARFEHMKRDGVLTPTADPHLLANVVVGGHQGGCLLSFTYRHAWPLHSALRFVVNHLRMFAADVAERSPRPMPRGYRWPAPSVDSAWAEARLTDKGLATRRRIVAGAAELMFDHGVRGTSLHDVRSAVGVSGSQLAHYFTGRTELTRRVLMACADDFDAFLSQPQFGGLASLAALRAWAVACLADVGPVHVRGGCPFGSLVSELLEAEPTLIGDMAEAYDRLLGRFRDGLQAMSRTGELAAAADIEHLAVSLVAAHQGATMLTYITGSPRPCQVLIGAVVDYVASFCGNGSEGAPIADTWRPSPDARSR
- a CDS encoding antitoxin, translated to MRTTVTLDDDTLAVVRRRMRERGVSFKEALNGAIRDGAQGRASPAAFVTRTADLGVPSVNLDRALQLAAELEDEELLRRQRRGA
- a CDS encoding response regulator yields the protein MTSQAGEGRAIDVLLVEDDPGDELITREAFEHNKIKNTLHVAHDGQEGLDFLYQRGAYADAPRPDLILLDLNLPKYDGRQLLEKIKSDPDLCHIPVVVLTTSSAEEDILRSYKLHANAYVTKPVDLDQFMSAVRQIDEFFVQVVRLPQF
- a CDS encoding type II toxin-antitoxin system VapC family toxin, whose translation is MKIVDANVLLYAVNSAAEHHDTSRRWLDHALSGADTVGLAWVPMLAFVRLTTKVGLFPAPLRTQDAMRQVDDWCSAPGAVVVGPTARHPELLSTLLSQVGTGGNLVNDAHLAALALEHRAGIVSYDSDFGRFGGVRWDTPDALLDR
- a CDS encoding FAD-dependent oxidoreductase; its protein translation is MEKRRVVIAGLGDSGVLTAIRLARHADVVGISAKPALVSGQELGWRLSRPQEWARANWVAFDKFRGLDRVRTVHGTLSGLDLAARKVLVRHDDGSTSAEAYDALVISTGVSNGFWRRPDFQSADEIAAELCAAHDRLAKAESVIVVGGGAAAISSAVNVARTWPGKRVDLYFPNDRALVEHHPRAWERVQRRLDEAGVRLHPRHRAVVPDGFACDRITSDPVQWSTGQSQSSADAVLWAIGRVRPNTGWLPTELLDDGGFVRVTPQLQVPGHPDVFAVGDVAATDPLRSSARNRADGLLAHNVRASFVGGPMRDYRPPKRRWGSVVGIQPDGLEVFAPNGRAFTFPAWSFDRVLMPLIVRWGIYRGVRENRPLA
- a CDS encoding CHASE3 domain-containing protein, with amino-acid sequence MTAPTESRRLTVQGWQNLLLSVMGVVVLAGAVAGGVLLYRTDRVSSELVDSIQPARVAAYQLQAALRDQETALRGYAIAADRQFLEPYFAGQRTEQAAADEIRARMGYDREAVDDLEAIEQAAAQWRSNYADPLIAAVTPGRPSVVDSATAERGKAEFDRLRTLFDVQNQNLGAARQAGVDDLQAARNWRNAVLIGVIGTFFAMTVLLAVLVRNVVTRPLAALAASCRRITEGNFGERIAMSGPRDIRGIAADVEDMRQRIVDELEASKSASAALDEQTMELRRSNAELEQFAYVASHDLQEPLRKVASFCQLLEKRYGDKLDERGIEYIGFAVDGAKRMQVLINDLLTFSRVGRLNATYTDVDLNATLNAALGNLSTAIEESGAEIVTPATGLPHVDGDPTLLAMVWQNLIGNAVKFRRDGVAPKIVVECEQRVRDDEVDWIFTVSDNGIGIPQEFADKVFVIFQRLHGRDAYSGTGIGLALCKKIVEHHGGNIWIDSSYTAGTRFQFTLPVQSTAEPEPQPAAMLEGSTE
- a CDS encoding ATP-binding protein, whose amino-acid sequence is MSSFETLCNSPQFARIDATADPATASAIRREFSEWLHHHFALDAAKACDVVLAVNEAMANAAEYAYATADQPGVMQVQAQYDVNAATLTVTIEDQGAWRNTDPGTRELKRGRGIPLMQALADQATVDTSPSGTRVSLEWTGVDAAR
- a CDS encoding long chain fatty acid-CoA synthetase Faa4p; translation: MTAGQCFEIEVSPEVTGWVIRIPEIGGVTRASHRVAVEVAARKYIAAHTGIPIGYITVIVRD